One Pomacea canaliculata isolate SZHN2017 linkage group LG9, ASM307304v1, whole genome shotgun sequence DNA segment encodes these proteins:
- the LOC112572965 gene encoding uncharacterized protein LOC112572965, whose protein sequence is MYAKQFRRWTFILLTSLMILSCLLLYSFISSPMNHFWGCTECSRSTSAVEAEETTIDVAKQPQQSSPPLHSPSSSAPTDHRQEPASIVTMTTTTPDVLHMLSLFETARARASQKGFCPPLPPEFPPGASFLPCDWGLRRVPCAARLRAILVCRDASADIALQRVTAVTPPAHVNFNDSCLERAVRARCYGDGLPVPRLLHYVSLSREEFPYHALLSALSALRFFKPCLLLVHGDRLPFGPAWEVLLQLVPQVVHVAREQPAAIFGHQIDMVHHRADVVRLEAMMKYGGLYLDMDQLVLSSLDDLRQSDVTLGVEFNGSRICNAMFLAKPQAAFLLRWYDAYKTFNDSWWMQHSGEIPYQMALSSPGEVKLVHTFFSPNFKNMTSLYEGTYDWRSNHGVHLYYRFNTKYFERAHIEKVNNSLGEIARHILFGSSRRCLT, encoded by the exons ATGTACGCCAAGCAATTCAGGAGATGGACCTTCATTCTTTTGACCTCCCTTATGATACTGAGTTGTCTACTCTTGTATAGCTTTATTTCCTCCCCGATGAACCACTTTTGGGGATGTACAGAGTGCAGCAGGTCAACCAGTGCTGTTGAAGCAGAGGAGACAACCATTGATGTCGCAAAGCAACCACAGCAGTCCTCGCCACCTCTTCATTCACCTTCCTCTTCAG CTCCGACCGACCATCGCCAAGAACCAGCGAGCATTGTAACCATGACGACCACCACACCAGACGTTCTCCACATGCTGTCCCTGTTCGAGACTGCCCGAGCTCGCGCCTCACAGAAAGGTTTctgtcctcccctccctcccgaGTTTCCTCCCGGCGCCAGCTTCTTGCCGTGCGACTGGGGTCTGCGGCGGGTTCCCTGCGCTGCGCGACTGAGAGCGATCCTCGTCTGCCGCGACGCGTCCGCGGACATCGCGCTGCAGAGGGTCACCGCCGTCACGCCGCCCGCCCACGTCAACTTCAACGACAGCTGCCTGGAGCGAGCGGTGCGAGCTCGTTGCTATGGCGACGGGCTGCCCGTGCCCCGGCTACTACACTACGTGTCGCTGTCTCGCGAGGAGTTTCCCTACCATGCCCTCCTCAGTGCCCTCAGTGCCCTCCGATTCTTCAAACCCTGTCTGCTGCTCGTCCACGGGGATCGTCTTCCCTTCGGGCCCGCCTGGGaggtgctgctgcagctggtGCCCCAGGTGGTGCACGTGGCACGTGAGCAGCCTGCCGCCATATTTGGCCACCAGATCGACATGGTGCATCACCGCGCGGACGTCGTGAGGCTGGAGGCGAtgatga AGTACGGTGGCCTCTACCTCGACATGGATCAGCTGGTGTTGAGTTCACTTGACGACCTTCGTCAGTCTGACGTCACTCTCGGTGTGGAGTTCAACGGAAGTCGAATCTGCAACGCCATGTTCCTGGCCAAGCCTCAGGCAGCATTTCTGCTTCGCTG GTACGACGCCTACAAGACTTTCAACGACAGCTGGTGGATGCAGCACTCTGGAGAAATTCCTTACCAGATGGCGCTGAGCTCTCCGGGAGAGGTCAAGCTGGTCCACACTTTCTTCTCGCCAAACTTTAAGAACATGACATCGCTGTATGAAGGAACCTACGACTGGCGTTCCAACCACGGTGTTCACCTGTATTACAGGTTCAATACCAA